The following coding sequences lie in one Rutidosis leptorrhynchoides isolate AG116_Rl617_1_P2 chromosome 6, CSIRO_AGI_Rlap_v1, whole genome shotgun sequence genomic window:
- the LOC139854625 gene encoding uncharacterized protein, with protein sequence MGPKLDSLTKYGIDAASSDFGNVALNLLDMIDLEEEEEIVEPIPRAPRRFLYRDLEGTAYGTAPDAFDEYLHMGQQTSYECLNNFCKSVFHLYDVEYLQKPTPQDVQRLITTHAEVHSFSGMLGSLDCMHWAWKNCPYRFNGHYTRGDHGYPTIMLEAVASYDLWIWHAYFGPTGSNNDINVLNQSDLFNDLLQDNAPACNFSVSGCNFTKGYYLIDGIYPEWTTLVKSFKSPPTPECAKFKRFQEAARKDIERAFGVLQGRWTITKNPSQ encoded by the exons ATGGGTCCAAAATTGGATAGTCTCACAAAATATGGAATAGATGCTGCGAGTTCAGATTTTGGTAATGTCGCACTCAATCTGCTCGATATGATAGacctagaagaagaagaagaaatcgtCGAACCGATCCCAAGAGCGCCTAGAAGATTTTTATATAGAGATCTAGAGGGAACCG CGTACGGTACTGCACCTGATGCTTTTGATGAGTACTTACATATGGGTCAACAAACGTCATACGAATGTttgaataatttttgtaaaagtgtaTTTCATTTGTATGATGTTGAATATTTGCAAAAACCAACTCCACAAGACGTACAACGTCTTATAACTACGCATGCTGAAGTACACAGTTTTTCGGGCATGTTGGGTAGTCTAGATTGCATGCATTGGGCATGGAAAAACTGCCCATATAGATTCAACGGTCATTATACAAGAGGTGATCATGGATACCCAACAATCATGTTAGAAGCGGTTGCATCGTATGACTTATGGATTTGGCACGCTTATTTTGGACCCACCGGTTCAAACAACGACATCAATGTGCTTAATCAATCCGATTTATTTAACGACCTACTTCAAGATAATGCACCTGCGTGTAATTTTTCGGTTAGTGGGTGTAATTTTACTAAAGGTTATTATCTAATCGATGGGATATATCCTGAATGGACGACTTtggttaagtctttcaaaagtccaCCTACCCCTGAATGTGCAAAATTTAAAAGGTTCCAAGAAGCTGCCCGAAAAGATATTGAACGGGCCTTCGGAGTGCTTCAAGGTCGTTGGACAATAACTAAAAACCCTTCCCAATAA